The sequence GGAAACATGGGCTTGATGAAGGCGGTTGATAAGTTTGACTATACCAAAGGATTCAAGTTCTCCACTTACGCCACTTGGTGGATCCGTCAGGCCATCACTCGTGCCATTGCAGACCAAGCGCGTACCATTCGGATTCCTGTCCATATGGTGGAAACCATCAATAAATTGGTTCGTGAACAACGCAATCTTTTGCAAGAATTGGGACAAGATCCAACACCTGAACAAATTGCTGAACGCATGGATATGACGCCAGACAAAGTGCGCGAAATCTTGAAGATTGCCCAAGAACCCGTTTCTCTTGAAACCCCAATCGGTGAAGAGGACGATAGCCATTTGGGCGATTTCATCGAAGACGAAGTGATTGAAAATCCTGTAGACTATACCACTCGTGTGGTTCTACGTGAACAATTAGACGAAGTCCTCGATACCCTGACAGACCGTGAAGAAAATGTTTTGCGCCTTCGTTTTGGTCTCGATGATGGAAAAATGCGGACTTTGGAAGATGTGGGGAAGGTCTTCAACGTGACCCGTGAACGGATTCGTCAGATCGAAGCCAAAGCCCTTCGCAAACTCCGCCACCCAAGCAGAAGCAAACCATTGCGTGACTTTATTGAGGATTAAAAATGTCCAGTGGACATTTTTAACGGTCGCCTAAAAATGAAGAAGCGACCTAGGTCCTGGGGACCTTTTTAACCCGAGCCAAGAAATTCTATCGAGAGTAAAATAGCAAAAAAAAGGAAGTCATATGGCATATACAACTGAGCAAATTGAAGAAATTAAAAATAAAATCTTAAATGCTTTGGAAGAGGTAATCGATCCTGAGCTTGGGATTGACATTGTCAATTTAGGTCTTGTTTACGAGATCCATTTTGATGGTGAAACTGGAGCGACCATTATTGATATGACGCTAACGACCATGGGATGTCCATTAGCGGATCTTCTGACAGATCAGATTCATGATGTTTTAGCAGAAGTAGAAGAAGTGACATCTGTGGATGTGAAGTTGGTCTGGTATCCTGCTTGGACGGTTGAAAAAATGAGCCGCTATGCACGGATTGCACTTGGAATTAGTTAAAAATTCTATTTATCAAAACAAATCAGAGGTTGGGGCTTCCCTAACCTCTGATTTGTTTACACCTGTATTTTTGAACAACCATTTTCAATTCTTAGCAAATTTTCAGATAAAGTTGCAATCATCAAGAGGACAAGGTATAATAGCATAAATAGAAAATAAAGGAGATTTACATGAATCAGTATCCTTTGGTCTACTTGGACCATGTGACAAAGAATTATGGGCATGAAGTTGCTCTGATGGATGTTAGCCTGAACATTCAACCTGGCCGTATTATTGGCCTCTTGGGTCCTAATGGTAGTGGGAAAACGACCATTATTAAATTGATTAATGGTTTGTTGCAACCAAGCCTTGGAAATATCTATATTCATGGGCAATTACCATCCCCAGCTTCTAAAAAAGTTGTTTCCTATTTGCCTGATACAACTTATCTGAATGAAAATATGAAAATTATCGATGCTATTCGCTATTTCCAAGATTTTTATGCAGATTTTAATGTCCAACGTGCTTACCAATTGCTCAACGATTTGCATTTGCAACCAAATCAAAAATTGAATAGCCTTTCAAAAGGGAACAAGGAAAAAGTACAATTGATTTTGGTGATGAGTCGTGAAGCTGACTTGTATGTCCTTGATGAACCAATCGGTGGGGTCGACCCAGCAGCGCGTGATTATATTTTGCGGACCATAATTCAAAACAGACGTCTAAACTCTTCTGTCTTGATTTCCACTCACTTGATTGCTGATATTGAGCAAGTTTTGGATGAAGCGATTTTCATCAACCAAGGAAGAATCCTCTTGCATGAAAATACGACTGTTATGCGCAATCAATACGGAAAATCAATCGATGAGATCTTCCGAGATCAATTCCGTGTTTATTAGGAGGACCCTATGTTTGGTAAATTATTAAAATACGAATTTAAGTCAACAAGTAAATGGTATCTGTTGATTACTTTGATCGCACTAGGTTTGTCAGTGATTACAGGTATTATCGGAGGAAGTTCTACAACAACTTTTTCAAGTATGGAACCAGATACCATGCAAATGGTAGCAGGAACTCTTGGGATTCTCATTTTTGGAGGAGTCATTGGTCTTTATCTTAGTAACTACTATATTATTATCCGTCGTTTCTATTCCAACTTATACGGACGTGAAGGTTACTTGACCTGGACCCTTCCAGCTAGCCCTCATGCGATTATTTTGTCTAAATTTGTGGGAGCTTTAGTAGCGAGTCTTTACTGCCTATTCCTTCTATTTTTGAGTGGTTTTATCACAATTATTGTGATGGGCGCTGTCATTGGACAAGACATCTCTCCTGTATTTAGTATTATCGCTGAGGCTTTTAGTCATTCTATTGTTTATTGGATGATCATCTGGTGGATTTTTACCACTGCTTCAGGAATCTTCCTGTTTTATGTATCGATCGCACTTGGTCAACTGTTCCAAAATCGTCGTGGATTTAAGGCTATTCTGTTTTTCTTTCTTTTGTGCCTTATTTTAAGTAT comes from Streptococcus parasanguinis ATCC 15912 and encodes:
- a CDS encoding ABC transporter ATP-binding protein, which produces MNQYPLVYLDHVTKNYGHEVALMDVSLNIQPGRIIGLLGPNGSGKTTIIKLINGLLQPSLGNIYIHGQLPSPASKKVVSYLPDTTYLNENMKIIDAIRYFQDFYADFNVQRAYQLLNDLHLQPNQKLNSLSKGNKEKVQLILVMSREADLYVLDEPIGGVDPAARDYILRTIIQNRRLNSSVLISTHLIADIEQVLDEAIFINQGRILLHENTTVMRNQYGKSIDEIFRDQFRVY
- the rpoD gene encoding RNA polymerase sigma factor RpoD: MAKEQKDITTLDVQIAEFIRSHKQSGAATDDEINDKLVIPFTLDADGIEDLLQRIQDAGISITDKDGNPSARVLNNEEEPELSDEELLGSNSAKVNDPVRMYLKEIGVVPLLTNEEEQELAILVEQGDLEAKQRLAEANLRLVVSIAKRYVGRGMQFLDLIQEGNMGLMKAVDKFDYTKGFKFSTYATWWIRQAITRAIADQARTIRIPVHMVETINKLVREQRNLLQELGQDPTPEQIAERMDMTPDKVREILKIAQEPVSLETPIGEEDDSHLGDFIEDEVIENPVDYTTRVVLREQLDEVLDTLTDREENVLRLRFGLDDGKMRTLEDVGKVFNVTRERIRQIEAKALRKLRHPSRSKPLRDFIED
- a CDS encoding metal-sulfur cluster assembly factor, which encodes MAYTTEQIEEIKNKILNALEEVIDPELGIDIVNLGLVYEIHFDGETGATIIDMTLTTMGCPLADLLTDQIHDVLAEVEEVTSVDVKLVWYPAWTVEKMSRYARIALGIS